In Meriones unguiculatus strain TT.TT164.6M chromosome 17, Bangor_MerUng_6.1, whole genome shotgun sequence, a single window of DNA contains:
- the LOC110562419 gene encoding large ribosomal subunit protein uL23-like, whose product MAPKAKKEAPAPPKAEAKAKALKAKKAVLKGVHSHKKKKIRTSPTFRRPKTLRLRRKPKYPRKSAPRRNKLDHYAIIKFPLTTESAMKKIEDNNTLVFIVDVKANKHQIKQAVKKLYDIDVAKVNTLIRPDGEKKAYVRLAADYDALDVANKIGII is encoded by the coding sequence ATGGCGCCGAAAGCGAAGAAGgaagctcctgcccctcccaaaGCCGAGGCCAAAGCGAAGGCCTTGAAAGCTAAGAAGGCAGTGCTGAAAGGCGTCCACAGCCACAAAAAGAAGAAGATCCGCACGTCACCCACCTTCCGGCGGCCCAAGACCCTGCGGCTCCGGAGAAAGCCCAAATACCCTCGAAAGAGTGCACCCAGGAGAAACAAGCTGGACCACTATGCCATCATCAAATTCCCCCTAACCACCGAGTCAGCCATGAAGAAGATAGAGGACAACAACACACTCGTGTTCATTGTGGATGTCAAGGCCAACAAGCACCAGATCAAACAAGCCGTGAAGAAACTCTATGACATTGATGTGGCCAAAGTCAATACCCTGATAAGGCCTGATGGAGAGAAGAAGGCATACGTTCGGTTGGCTGCTGATTACGATGCTCTGGATGTTGCCAACAAGATTGGGATCATCTAA